Below is a genomic region from Azoarcus sp. KH32C.
GCTTGCGATGGCGGCCTGCCAAGCTGTCGTTGCGCTGAGTTGTTGTTCCCAGGCCAAGCCGATGGTTTCCCTGCTCATTTCATCAAGGTTGAAAGGCGGGATGAATTCGTATTCCAGGGCATCGGTGTGGATGGTGTTCAGGTTCGTTGTCCTCATGTTGCCGTCTCCTCGGTCTAGGTTTAACTCCGGATTGATGCCGCCGGTTGGAGCGAGTGGCTCCGTCCAGTACATCCGGAACGATGCAAATGTGCGACCGCCTCCGAACCCAAAGGAATCCCCAAGGCGGAAATCATTCCAGGTCAAACGATAGTCTGAAGTGTCCTCCCGACCTGTTACAAAATGATCACAGCCGTAACGGATCATCGCGTATCAGGTCTTCCTGAAATCCCTTACTAATTCAAAGGATAGATCAAAACGGCCGAGGTATTTGCGCAAGCGGTCGGCGTCGTTCGGACGAGCCTTGTCCTGGCGCGAAACGGCGAAAAGCTTGCGTCCCGCGTCCGACAGGCTGGCGGCGGAGCGGCAGATTTCGATGACCCGGTTGAGCTGACAGCGGTCGAACAGATCCAGCGTCGTCACCCGCTCGCCGAGGAGGTCTTCGGCGTGATCTACGGCCTCGCCGCCCGACCACGTGGCCCGCAGCCGCGCGATTTCGTCGCGGACGTTGTCCTCGGTGATCCGTCCCGCGTCGGCAAGCGTCGCCATGCGCGTGACGGAGGCGCCGAGCTCGCGGAAGTTGCCTGGCCAGCGCGCCTCCGGCGACACGGCGAAGGCGAGATAACGCCGTCTCGCCTCGACATTGAAGCGCACCTGCTCCCCCTGCTCGCGGGCGAAGCGTTCCAGTTCGAAGTCGAGGTTCGGTTCGATGTCCTCGGACCGCTCGGCGAGTCCGGGGAGCTTGAAGGTCCAGAGGTTGATCCGCGCGTAGAGATCCTCGCGGAAGCGCCCTGCCGCGACCCACTCGCGCAGATCGCGGTGCGTACCGGCGATGAGCTGGAAGTCGCTCCCGACCTCGCGGTCTCCGCCGAAAGGGAAGAAGCGTTTTTCCTCGATGGCCTTGAGCAGCATGGCCTGCTCGTCGAGTCCGAGCTCGCCGATCTCGTCGAGGAAGAGCACCCCGCCGTCCGCCGCCCGCAACAGGCCCGGACGCTCGCTCTGGGCGCCGGTGAATGCGCCCTTCACGTGGCCGAAGAGCGTAGACATCGCGGAGTCGCCGCGCAGGGTCGCGCAGTTCACTTCGACGAGGCGGCCTTCCAGGCGTTGCCGCTGACGTTTGAGTTCGAAGATCCGGCGCGCGAGGAAGGACTTGCCGGCGCCGGTCGGTCCGATCAACAGCATCGGCGACGGCGATCGGCCCGCGACGCGTTCGATACACTCGATCATCCGATTGAACGCGGGGTTGCGCGTCGCGATGCCGGATTTGAGCAGCGACACGCTGTCGTCGCGCTCGCGGATGAAGCGCTGGGCGATCTTGTCGTAGCGCGACAGGTCGAGGTCGATGATCGCGTGGCAGCCGACGCTGGTCGGGACCTCCTTGTTGCGCGACGGCGAGGTCTGGATGAGCCGCGCCGGCAGGTAGCGCGCTTCGGCGAGCAGGAACCAGCAGATCTGCGCGACGTGGGTGCCGGTCGTGATGTGGATCAGGTAGTCCTCGTTCTCCGTGTCGAAACGGTAGCCGCGCGCGAAATCGTGCAGCGAGGTGTACATCTCTTCGAAGTCCCACGGGTCGCGCAAGTCGCGTTCGACGCGGCGCACCTCCGTTTGCGGAGAGACGGTCGCGATGTCGAGCCGGATCCGCTCGGCGAGTCCGCGGCTGCGCGCGTCGTGGAGGAGTTCGAGGCGATCTATGGCGAGATCCGGCTGCTGACACAGGCCGACCGTGGGCCGCCACTTCTGCCACCGCCCCGTGCCCCTGCCGCCGTAGTCGAGCTGGGTGCCGAGAAATCCGATCGCAACGGTTTTCTTCATGGTTTTATCTTTTCGGATAAGTAACTCGATACAAGTCTATATTCCGCGCCCTGGTCTCGCTCGCCAGGATTTCACACGAAGGGAAACAGTGCCGTCGTATCAACGGCTTCGCGATTCGTTCGACGATCGCCATGCCGCTGGCACGCCTCTCGCAATAGGTGAAGCGATCGCCGACGCGCTGCAATGGCCCACGGGCCGGGGCTGAAGACCCCGCCGGTGCGCGGGAGCCGGAGTCCGCTCTGTCGTTCCTGCGTATGCCGCCGCCGTGTGGATGCGATCGCCGTGCGGTCCCCTGGAGGGGGCAACCGGGTTCGATTCCCGGGCCGCACTCGATTGGATAGCTCAGTCGGTAGAGCAGCTGCGATAGCAGCCTGTCGCGGGTTCGACTCCCGCTCCAAACCTGTCCTGACACGACAGTTGATGCAGCAGTACCCGCCGGTTGCGGTGTGCGCGAGCACCCGCCGCCGGTCCGCCCGGCCCCCGGCCCGCCCTCGCGGCAGGGCGTTCGGCAAGGCGGCAGATGGGTTCCGCCGCTCCCCGGTGCCTCGGCGCCGTGGAGTACCGGACCGCCGGCCCCCTGCCCTGCGCCTCCCCGCCCGTGTCGGCCGGTTGGCCCGACGGACCGGCGCCCGACCGGCAACAACAAAAAGGAGAACGAAAATGTTGAAGCGATTCGTGGTGAAGAAAGACGAGCGTGGCGCACTGCTCCGGGAGGCGGACTTCGAGCGCATCCTGAAATCCGGGCGCTACCGGTTTTTTGATCCGTTCGGCCGGCTCTCGCTCGTCACGTGGAAGGCGGACGCTCCGATGACCGATCTCGGGATCGTCGACTACCTGCTTCAACATGAACCGGCGGTCGCCGCCGAGCATTTCGAACGGATGGAGCTGACCGAAGACCAGGCCGGCCTGCGTTACGAGAACGACGTGCTAGTCGAAATCCTGCCGCCGGCAGCCCGCCGCTTCGTGTGGAAGGGCGTGGTACGGCATCGACTGGAGACGGTCGACCTGCGCGCCGGCTACGCCGTGGCGCCGGAGGTCGCCGCGCACCTGGTCCAGCCGGCCTTGCGCGGACGCGCCGTGATGGGGCTCGGTTATCTGCTGCTTGCGCAGGTGCCGGCCTATCACGTCGGCGTGCTGAAGGTGGACGGAAAGGTGCAACGGCTGATGCCGGCGGGAGTCGAAGGGTTCTGGCGTTTCAACCGGGACATCCAGGTCGAACTGGTCGATACGCGGCTGCAGAACATGGAGGTCAGCGGCCAGGAGATCCTGTCGCGCGACAAGGTCGGGCTGCGGCTCAACCTCGCGGCGACCTGGCGTTACACCGACGTGCTGCTGGCGTACGAGAAGCTGAGCAAGCCGGCCGATCACCTGTACCGTGAACTGCAGTTCGGTTTGCGGGCCGCCGTCGGGACGCGGGCCATCGACGAGCTGCTGGAGAACAAGCAGACGATCGACGAGGTCGTGGGCGACTATGTGGCCCGCAAGCTCGACGGTTTCGGGATCGAGGTGAGCAGCGTCGGGGTGAAGGACATCGTGCTGCCGGGGGAGATGAAGAACATCCTCGCGCAGGTCGTGGAGGCCGAAAAGTCGGCCGAGGCGAACGTGATCCGGCGCCGCGAGGAAACGGCCGCGACGCGCTCGCTGCTCAACACCGCGAAGGTGATGGAAGACAACCCGACGGCGCTGCGCCTGAAGGAGCTCGAGACGCTGGAAAGGGTCGCCGAGCGGATCGACCGGATCTCGGTGTTCGGAGGCCTCGACCAGGTGCTGAGCGGGCTCGTGAGTATCAAGAATGCGTGAGAGAAAAATGGATTTCCAGTTGCTGGAAGTGGAAAACGGCAAGCCGATCAAGATGTGGACATCGGGCGTGCCGGTCGAGGACGAGGCGCGCCGGCAGTTGATGGCGACGGCCTCGATGCCCTTCATATACAGGCACATCGCGGTGATGCCGGACGTGCATCTGGGCAAGGGATCGACGATCGGCAGCGTGATCCCGACCCGCGGTGCGATCATTCCCGCGGCGGTCGGCGTCGATATCGGCTGCGGGATGATCGCCGCCCGCACGACGCTGACGGCGAAAGATCTGCCGGACAACCTGCACCGCCTGCGGACCGCGATCGAACACGCGGTGCCGCACGGGCGCACCACCCCGCGCGCGGGCCGTGACGTCGGCGCCTGGGAGAGGACGCCGGCCGAGGTCGATGCGGCCTGGCGCGCGCTGCTGCCGGGCTTCAACCGCATCACGGAAAAGTATCCGAAGCTGAAGAACACGAACAACTACAAGCACCTCGGGACGCTCGGGACCGGCAACCATTTCATCGAGGTGTGCATCGACGAGGAGGACCGCGTCTGGTTCATGCTGCATTCGGGGTCACGCGGCGTCGGCAATGCGATCGGCAACCTGTTCATCGAACTGGCGCAGGTGGACATGCGCGAGCACCTCGCGAATCTGCCCGACCGCGATCTCGCGTACTTCAAGGAAGGCAGCAAGCATTTCGACGACTACGTCGAGGCGGTCGGCTGGGCGCAGGACTATGCGCGGCGCAATCGCGCGGTGATGATGCATCACGTCGTGGAGGCGGCCCGGTCGGTGATCGGGAAGGCTTTCGCGGCGGACGTCGAAGCCGTGAACTGCCACCACAACTACGTCCAGCGCGAAACACATTTCGGCGCGGATATCTTCGTCACGCGCAAGGGAGCCGTTTCGGCGCGCAAGGGTGAGCTCGGCATCATCCCGGGATCGATGGGCGCAAAAAGCTACATCGTCCGCGGACTCGGCAACGAGGAAGCGTTCTGCTCCTGCAGCCACGGTGCGGGACGGGTGATGAGCCGCAACGAGGCGAAGCGACGGTTCACGGTCGAGGATCAGGTCAGGGCGACGGCCCACGTCGAATGCCGCAAGGATCGCGACGTGATCGACGAGATCCCGATGGCCTACAAGGACATCGACCGTGTGATGGAGGCGCAGCGCGAACTGGTCGAAGTCGTGCATACGCTGCGCCAGGTGGTGTGCGTGAAGGGCTGAGGGCGCACGCATCGAAGCGTCTTGCCGTCACATTTCATTGTCACAAATCGGCAACTGAAATGTAACAGCACGGGACTAGGCTGCCGGGTTCCACTTTTCACCCGGTCGCCCGATGCGTGCGTTGCGTTCATCCCTCCTCGGCAAATACCGCCTGCTGGTGCTGGCTGTTGCGGCGTTCTTCGCGCTCAGCGTCAGCGTGTACTCGCTCAACTTCCTGATGCTTCGCCAAGTCGACCTCGACGCGACGAGGATCAACGACGGCGGGAAGTTGCGCGGGTACTCGCAGCAGCTGGCGAAGGCGATCCTTACGCTCTCCCACGAGTCGTCGCAGGGCGAGCCGATCCAGACCAGCCAGGCGCAGATTTCGGAAGCCGTCCTGGCCTTCGATCAGTCGCTCACGGAAATTCGCAGTTTGGCGAGCGAGGACCACGACCCGACCGAGCAGCAACTGTTGGACGAGATCGATAAGCAATGGACGCCGCTGCGCGATGCGGCGAACGCGCTGATCGGCGAGCGACCATTCAGCGAAACGGACGTGCAGGCCACCTTCACGCTCAGCGACACGCGGAACGTGCGTCTGTTGCAGCTCGCGGGCGACCTGACCCAGCACCAGGAGGCCCTTGCAGCCGAGCGGGCGCAGTCGATGCGTTACCTGCAGTTCGGCGCGATCGGGCTCGCGCTGCTCAATTTCCTCTACATCGTCGTCCACGTCTTCCGCAGTCTGCGCCGCAGCGACCGCGAGGCCGAGCAGGCGCGCCGCGAAACCGACGACATCCTGCGCACGGTGCGCGAGGGGCTCTTCCTGATGCATCGGGACGGCACGGTCGGGACGCAGCGCTCGGCGCATCTCGCGAAGGTGTTTCCGCAGCCGCTGGCGCCCGGACACAACTTCCTGACGATGCTCGCGACGCTGGTCTCCGACGAAACGATGCAGTCGGTCCGGCAGTACGTGGAGCTGCTGTTCAACGAACGGGTGAAAC
It encodes:
- a CDS encoding RtcB family protein is translated as MRERKMDFQLLEVENGKPIKMWTSGVPVEDEARRQLMATASMPFIYRHIAVMPDVHLGKGSTIGSVIPTRGAIIPAAVGVDIGCGMIAARTTLTAKDLPDNLHRLRTAIEHAVPHGRTTPRAGRDVGAWERTPAEVDAAWRALLPGFNRITEKYPKLKNTNNYKHLGTLGTGNHFIEVCIDEEDRVWFMLHSGSRGVGNAIGNLFIELAQVDMREHLANLPDRDLAYFKEGSKHFDDYVEAVGWAQDYARRNRAVMMHHVVEAARSVIGKAFAADVEAVNCHHNYVQRETHFGADIFVTRKGAVSARKGELGIIPGSMGAKSYIVRGLGNEEAFCSCSHGAGRVMSRNEAKRRFTVEDQVRATAHVECRKDRDVIDEIPMAYKDIDRVMEAQRELVEVVHTLRQVVCVKG
- a CDS encoding slipin family protein; this translates as MLKRFVVKKDERGALLREADFERILKSGRYRFFDPFGRLSLVTWKADAPMTDLGIVDYLLQHEPAVAAEHFERMELTEDQAGLRYENDVLVEILPPAARRFVWKGVVRHRLETVDLRAGYAVAPEVAAHLVQPALRGRAVMGLGYLLLAQVPAYHVGVLKVDGKVQRLMPAGVEGFWRFNRDIQVELVDTRLQNMEVSGQEILSRDKVGLRLNLAATWRYTDVLLAYEKLSKPADHLYRELQFGLRAAVGTRAIDELLENKQTIDEVVGDYVARKLDGFGIEVSSVGVKDIVLPGEMKNILAQVVEAEKSAEANVIRRREETAATRSLLNTAKVMEDNPTALRLKELETLERVAERIDRISVFGGLDQVLSGLVSIKNA
- the rtcR gene encoding RNA repair transcriptional activator RtcR, which produces MKKTVAIGFLGTQLDYGGRGTGRWQKWRPTVGLCQQPDLAIDRLELLHDARSRGLAERIRLDIATVSPQTEVRRVERDLRDPWDFEEMYTSLHDFARGYRFDTENEDYLIHITTGTHVAQICWFLLAEARYLPARLIQTSPSRNKEVPTSVGCHAIIDLDLSRYDKIAQRFIRERDDSVSLLKSGIATRNPAFNRMIECIERVAGRSPSPMLLIGPTGAGKSFLARRIFELKRQRQRLEGRLVEVNCATLRGDSAMSTLFGHVKGAFTGAQSERPGLLRAADGGVLFLDEIGELGLDEQAMLLKAIEEKRFFPFGGDREVGSDFQLIAGTHRDLREWVAAGRFREDLYARINLWTFKLPGLAERSEDIEPNLDFELERFAREQGEQVRFNVEARRRYLAFAVSPEARWPGNFRELGASVTRMATLADAGRITEDNVRDEIARLRATWSGGEAVDHAEDLLGERVTTLDLFDRCQLNRVIEICRSAASLSDAGRKLFAVSRQDKARPNDADRLRKYLGRFDLSFELVRDFRKT